Within Sebaldella sp. S0638, the genomic segment GAAGTCCCACTGATATCAGTGCCTTATCCAATGCTCCCCATACAAAACTTCCTATTAATCCACTGTCTCTGATAAAAAATCCCAGATCTGTAAGCGAATATCCTATAGGTTTCCATAAAAAAGCCATCACTGCCCCTAATACAGACATTATACTCAGTGTTATTATAGGTACTATTCTTGTCCCCGAGAAAAATGCCATTATCGGCGGAAGCTTCAGATTATAAAACTTATTATGTATTGCTGATGTTATTATCCCTACAAAAAGTCCTCCGAATATAGACATTTTATATGTGAATATTCCCAGTTCAGTAGTAAATAATGAGTTAAATCTGTAAGCATTTATGTTATTCATTCCCTGTTCTTTCAAAAAATCAACTGCTGTGGTATCAGCTGTTAATCCCTGTATTTTTAATATCTGGCTTATTACTGTATGAAACGCCAGATACCCCATTGCTCCTGATAATGCTGCGAATCCCTGCTCTTTTTTAGCAAGTCCGAATGATGCTCCAAGACAAAAGAATAACGGAAGGTACTTAAATACTACTTCTCCTGCTGCTTTCATTATCTGAAAGAAATATATTACCCCTGTCTGTTCATTAATTACACCCGAAAGATTTAGTGCTTTTATAGTGTCAGTATTTGTAAATGCTCCTCCAAGTCCCATAAAGAATGACGCAAATGTTATTGCAGCTATGGGAATCATCATTACTTTCCCAAAAGACTGCAGTTTCCCCATAATTTTCATTAAATAAAATCCTCCTTTTTTTCAGACAAATACTTTGACATTAACTCTTTCCAGGTATGTTTATTTTGAAATTTTATGTTATTATAGACAGGATTCACATATATTGTCAGTCTTCCGTCTTCTGTGCTGCAGCCTTCCACCCTGTAAAATTCTTTTTCTGAAATATCAAAATCAAATTCTGCTTTTTTGCCTGTTTCACTTTTTATTATCTTCCCGTTTTTTACCAGATTCCATTTTGTATTCTCTTCTGCTTCTGTTATAAACTTTACACTTCCCGTCACTTCGCTCCCGGGCAATATCTCTTTATCATTACTGTAAATCTTTATTGCTGTTCCTTTATTTTTACTTACATACATATTTCCGTTTTTCATTGCCGACAAGAGATTATTTGCCGACAAACCGTCTGAATAAATATATGTCAGCGGAATTCCCACTGTTTCTTTCCCGTCTTTAAGAGGTTTATGAGAATCACTTCCTCCGGTTCCGAATATTTTTATATTGTTTAACCAGAGATAATCCAGAAATTTTACAGCTTCTCCGTTATAATCAACCTCTTCATAATAATAAGGAGAATTCATTACTTCGAGCAAATCTGTATTTTCCATATTTATGTCATGTGTAAACGGTGTTTCAGGATGAAAAGGATGGTTTACAGATACAAGTGCGCCCTGATCTTTTTCATATTTTAGTATCTCATCTATAATTTCTGCTTTTTTATCAAAATCGATTTCCCTGAAAAAAACAGAATAATCTATAAAATCTTTCAGCCCGAATATATTTATATGTCCAAAATTATCAAATGTTATCTCTGTAGAAGGTATTATGCATATTTCTGATTTGTAAAACTGCGTAGGTACTATGGAGTGGTCTGTAAGAAACAAAAAGTCCAGTTTCTTTTCTTTTATAATATTAAAAATTGTTTCAAAACTCTGTCTTCCGTCAGAATAACTGCTGTGTACATGGAGGTCTCCCCTGTACCATTTTTTCTCATCAGAATACTTTTTCTCAAAATTTGTTTTCAAAAGTTCCAGATTATACCCTGTTTTTTCTGTATTTACATCTGTTTCTATTTCAAAAGCAAATTCTCCTTTTATATCATAAGGTTTTATCACTGTAAATTCCCATACCCCGTCGGGAAGAATACCGTAAACTGTTCCATTTGATGTATCCTCTTTCCCGACAGAGATTATATATTCTTTTATTCTGGTTTTATAAGTGAGAAGCGCCCTGATTTTTTTATCCGGATCTTTCACAATAAGAAAAAAATGTTCAAATATTTCCGAATCAAGCTTTATAGAAATATTTTTCCTGATATTTTCCATTTTTATTTTATAATCAAAAATTTCAATCCCTGATCCGCTGAAAATTCCGTTTACCTTCATTCTTAACCTCTCTTTAGAAACTTACTCTAAAATCTTTATTTCCATTCACCAATATATTCCTTATGTGCTTCAAGGTATTCATCAGTTAATTTTTTAGCCAGTGAGTATGAATTTACCAAAGGATGCACTGTTAAAGCCTTTATTGCTTTTTCTCTGCTTTTTTCAAACACTGCTTCTACTGTAAGTCTCTCATAAAGTTTTATGCTTTGTATCAGATTTCTCTGCATTTTTCCTATTCCGGGAACTTTTATGGGATTTATCTGATTGTCTTCAAATATACATGTTATTTCTACCACATCATCATCTTCAAGAAAATCAATTGCACCTCTGTTTGGAACTGACACAACCATCTCTTTTCTCTTTCCTTCACGGAATCCCTGAATAATATCAAGGGCCACTCCTGCATATCCTCCGCTGTCAGGCTTTGCCAGATACTCTTCCAATGTTTCAGGATCTTTTTTATGGAGTTTTTCTGTTTTTGATTCTATCTCCATATAGCTGTTCTCTCTTTTCATATAATTTCTTAAATATATTTCAAAAGCCTTATCCGTGTCTTTATCTATATCCACTTCTTTCAGCTCTTTTGTCATCTGTTTGTTTATTTCAAGGATAGTTTCTCCCCTTGTTTTATCAGAACTCATTATAGCTTTTTCAGCTTTTTCCCTGTAGTAAAAATAATACAGATACTCATTCAGAAGCAGATTCCCTGATATTTTCACAAGTTCCGGATCAAAGAATTTCATTTCTGTCTCAGTATACAGCTCTTTCTTGGCAAGAAGTTCGTCCATGACATCTTTTCCGTTTACTGTTATATTTCTGAACCATGAGAGATGATTCAGTCCGAAACACTCTGCCGAAACTTCCTCAAGAGGCTTTTCCAGAACACTTGCTACCTGTTTAATGAATTCACTTGGTGCATCACATATTCCGTATACATTTTTAAATCCGCTCAAATGAATTGCCTGTGTTACTATTCCCGAAGGATTCGTGAAATTAAACAGCATTGCACCTTCAGCCGAGTGTTCTTCTATCATTTTACAATACTCCAATATTTTCGGAATAGATCTGAGAGACATTGCGAAACCTCCTGCACCTGTTGTTTCCTGGCCGAGTATCCCGTTATTCAGTGCTATTCTCTCGTCAAGCACCCTTGCCTTATCTTCACCCACTCTTATTGTAGTAATTATAAAGTTTGCATCTTTCAGTGCCGCTACAGGATCTGAAGTCAGCCAGAAATTTATGCCGGGGTTTATTCTTTTTGCTATTTTTTCTGCTATTTTCCCGTAAATATTCAGCTTCTCCTCATTTGAATCCATAAACACTATTTCAGTAAGCCCTACTCTTTCTGCATTACTAATCAGTGATTTTGCCAAAAACGGCGATCTGACTCCGCCTCCTCCTAATACTGTTATTTTCATTTTTTTCCTCCTTTGTTCTGCTCTCGTAAATATATAATAACTATACCCTGACTTTCTTTTTTGAAAAGTATCACGATTTTCCCTCTTCTTCTGTACATATTAAAAACACTGAAATGAGTAATATTGTCAATACGAAATTAAAAAACGTGTTGAAACAGATTGTCAACACGTTCTCA encodes:
- a CDS encoding CehA/McbA family metallohydrolase codes for the protein MKVNGIFSGSGIEIFDYKIKMENIRKNISIKLDSEIFEHFFLIVKDPDKKIRALLTYKTRIKEYIISVGKEDTSNGTVYGILPDGVWEFTVIKPYDIKGEFAFEIETDVNTEKTGYNLELLKTNFEKKYSDEKKWYRGDLHVHSSYSDGRQSFETIFNIIKEKKLDFLFLTDHSIVPTQFYKSEICIIPSTEITFDNFGHINIFGLKDFIDYSVFFREIDFDKKAEIIDEILKYEKDQGALVSVNHPFHPETPFTHDINMENTDLLEVMNSPYYYEEVDYNGEAVKFLDYLWLNNIKIFGTGGSDSHKPLKDGKETVGIPLTYIYSDGLSANNLLSAMKNGNMYVSKNKGTAIKIYSNDKEILPGSEVTGSVKFITEAEENTKWNLVKNGKIIKSETGKKAEFDFDISEKEFYRVEGCSTEDGRLTIYVNPVYNNIKFQNKHTWKELMSKYLSEKKEDFI
- a CDS encoding glycoside hydrolase, coding for MKITVLGGGGVRSPFLAKSLISNAERVGLTEIVFMDSNEEKLNIYGKIAEKIAKRINPGINFWLTSDPVAALKDANFIITTIRVGEDKARVLDERIALNNGILGQETTGAGGFAMSLRSIPKILEYCKMIEEHSAEGAMLFNFTNPSGIVTQAIHLSGFKNVYGICDAPSEFIKQVASVLEKPLEEVSAECFGLNHLSWFRNITVNGKDVMDELLAKKELYTETEMKFFDPELVKISGNLLLNEYLYYFYYREKAEKAIMSSDKTRGETILEINKQMTKELKEVDIDKDTDKAFEIYLRNYMKRENSYMEIESKTEKLHKKDPETLEEYLAKPDSGGYAGVALDIIQGFREGKRKEMVVSVPNRGAIDFLEDDDVVEITCIFEDNQINPIKVPGIGKMQRNLIQSIKLYERLTVEAVFEKSREKAIKALTVHPLVNSYSLAKKLTDEYLEAHKEYIGEWK